The following is a genomic window from Hugenholtzia roseola DSM 9546.
AAAACCTCGACGACGGCTAACAGCCTCGTCGACGGTTGAAGGGCAAATAATTTGCGGCTTTTTTGTCTGGCTATTGCGTAGCTTTATTTTTTTTCGTATCATTCGCCTTTATTTGGCAAAGCGAAACCGCCTTTGCACCTTTTTCTATATCCAAACGATACCTTTGAAGCAAAACCAGACGATTTTCTATGGAAAAATTCTTTATGGCAGGCGAGCGTTATTCGCCCACACTCAATTTTGACCCCGACAAAAACCTACTCGAATTTATCGGACAATCCTACCCCGAACACGCGGAGGATATTTACAATCCCGCCTTCGAATGGATAGGCGAATTTTTAAAGACCGACGGCAGAAACGTAACCGTCAATATCAAACTGACCTACTTCAATACTGCCAGCTCGCGCCGCCTGCAAGACCTGATGGAAATTTTGGAAAGCTACGAAAAGGCAGGGCGCGGCACAGTGCTAATAAATTGGTACTACAAGTCGGAAGACTACGATATGATGGAATGTGGCGAAGACTACATCGAAGCCTTCGACCTCAACATCAAACTCATAGAATTAGAGTCCTGATTGACTCCTTCTTGGCTAAGGCTTTCTGATAGCAAACAAGGCTTGGAAAGCGCACCTATGGCATGGCGCATAGCCTTGTGATTGTATGAAAAGCCTTGTCTTAATTTTGTAACTATTTCAAAACAAAATCATTAAAACACAGTCTTTGCCCGCCTAAGACTTGTTTTATCCTTTTTTATGTCTGAATTATCCTCTCGCTTTCATTTGCACCAAACCCATGACCCTGAAAGCAGCTTTTTCGATAGACAGACGCGCATGGATTGGTGGAATCAAGACAAAATCCAGTCGGCGCGTCTGATGATAGTGGGTGCAGGTGCGATTGGCAACGAAACGCTAAAAAACTTGGCACTCTTGGGCTATGCTGATTTTTTTATCACCGATTTTGATGAAATATCAAAGTCAAATTTGAGCCGCACCGTACTTTTTCGGAAAAGCGACCAAGGCAAGCGAAAGGCGGCAGTTGCTGCCGAGCGCGTAGCCGAACTTGCCTTAGCCGACAATCCGCAAGTGTCTTTTTTTGATGGCGATATTGTGTGGGAAATTGGAACAGGCGTGTATCGCCGCATGGACATGGTCTTGGGCTGTTTAGACAACATCGAAACGCGGCTGGCAGTTAATAAACATTGCTATCTGGTCGGCACGCCTTGGATAGATGCAGGCATTTTCGAATTGGGCTTGCGCGTCAATCTCTACACGCCGCCTGCCGCCCCTTGTTATCAATGCAGCCTTTCGCCTCAACAGTGGCAGGCAGCACGCCAACGCTACTCCTGCGACGATTTTAAAAAGAAAGTAGTAGCAGAGGGCAAAGTCCCGACCGTACAGATTGCCTCGGCTCTGGTATCAGCCTTGCAGGTGCAAGAGGTGACGAAATTTTTGTGTGGGCAGCCCCATTCGGCAGGCAAGCAACTCTATTTTCAGGGCAAAAACAACGACTTTGAAGTCTTCGAAATGCCCCTCAATAGCGATTGTCAAGCCCATCAGATGCGTTATCCTGACCTAATAGAAACGCCACTTTCGCATCAAGACACGCTGCGCCACCTGCTTACCTACCTCGAAGAAAAGCAGGGCGAACCGCTTACTTTGGATTTTCGTGGCGATAGAACCTTTGTAGCGCATTTGGCTTGTCGGGGTTGTGGTACAAAGATAGAACTCTACCGCCCTACTTTCCGAATAGAAGAAGAAGAAACCATTTGCGCCACTTGTCGGGACAAAGAAGCCGCCGAACAAGTATTTTTAGAAGCACAGACCCCAACACCAAAAGAAACTATTGGGCAGTTTTCGCTGCATCAAACTCCCGACTTCCTACTCGACTTCACCCTCAACGACTTGGGGATTCCTTTTCTACACATCTTGGCACTCTACAATCAGAAAGGCGAATACATTTATATAGAGCTTTCAAAAGATGCCGATAAATTGTGGAAATAAACAAAAAAATGCTCGCCTGCGCCTGCCCTGTGGCGCAATGAGGTTAAGTTTTAAAATCATTTCTCAATGTAGGGACAAGGCAGTGCCTTGTCCGAAGGGAGATAGAAATAAATAAGTAGCTTCGGGCGAAGCGGGAGCTTCGCGCTACAGTTGTGGGAAAAAGGCGATTGGGTTTGTTTTTTTTAGGATTATTGGTATTTTTTGCCTACCTTTGTTTTGCTACTTTTTTTTGAGTAGCCTTTCTAATCCTTGCGCCATCAATTTAGCAAGGGCAAAACAAGCCGACATGACCTTTCGCCAAACCCTCCACCAACTTGCCGAACTATCCAATCAGGAACATCAAACCGCCGCCTTTGTTGCACAAAAGCTAAAACTTTGCAACCCGACAGCACTCCTAACAGCCATAGGCGGCACAGGAATAGTGGCAATCTGGAAAGGCGAAAAGGCAGGAAAAAGCATCTGTTTTCGCGCCGAACTCGATGCGCTACCGATTGAAGAAGCCAACGACTTTGCACACCAATCCCTGACAAAGGGCGTTTCGCACAAATGCGGACACGACGGACACATGGCAATTTTATTAGAAGTGGCAGCCTACCTCAAAGAAAACAGACCTACGGCAGGAAACGTAATTTTGCTTTTTCAACCTGCCGAAGAAATAGGAGCTGGAGCTTTACAAGTGCTTGAAGATGAGCGTTTTAAAGCGTTGTCGATAGATTATATTTTTGCCCTACACAACCTTCCGCACTATCCACTTCATCAGGTTGTGGTCAGAAAGGGCATCTTTGCTACCGCCTCGGTAGGCATTTGCATCACCTTAGAAGGCAAGACCGCCCATGCAGGTGAGCCTGAAAACGGCATCAATCCTGTGCTTGCGCTAAGTGAATTGGCAACCTTTTTATATACGATTCACAAAACAACCCCCCATCAGGACTTTGTGCTATCTACCGTCGTGCATGCGCGGCTTGGGGAAAAATCCTTTGGCGTATCGCCTGCAAAAGCAGAAGTCTGTGCCACTTTCCGAAGCTACTCGAATGAAGATTTGGCGCAACTCTGCCTTCATGCAGAAGAAAAAGCCAAAGCGTTAGCCTTGCAGCACCATCTTTTGTACAAAATTAGTTATATAGAAAAATTTTCGGCTACCCAAAATTCGGATATGGGTACAAAAGCAATTCAAGAAGTAGCTACCAAATTAGGTTTAGAA
Proteins encoded in this region:
- a CDS encoding amidohydrolase, whose amino-acid sequence is MSSLSNPCAINLARAKQADMTFRQTLHQLAELSNQEHQTAAFVAQKLKLCNPTALLTAIGGTGIVAIWKGEKAGKSICFRAELDALPIEEANDFAHQSLTKGVSHKCGHDGHMAILLEVAAYLKENRPTAGNVILLFQPAEEIGAGALQVLEDERFKALSIDYIFALHNLPHYPLHQVVVRKGIFATASVGICITLEGKTAHAGEPENGINPVLALSELATFLYTIHKTTPHQDFVLSTVVHARLGEKSFGVSPAKAEVCATFRSYSNEDLAQLCLHAEEKAKALALQHHLLYKISYIEKFSATQNSDMGTKAIQEVATKLGLESVEKKEPFRWSEDFGQFTQRYQGAMFGLGAGLHSAELHQADYDFPDALIKTGSDIFIGLLPHFLG
- a CDS encoding ThiF family adenylyltransferase, producing MSELSSRFHLHQTHDPESSFFDRQTRMDWWNQDKIQSARLMIVGAGAIGNETLKNLALLGYADFFITDFDEISKSNLSRTVLFRKSDQGKRKAAVAAERVAELALADNPQVSFFDGDIVWEIGTGVYRRMDMVLGCLDNIETRLAVNKHCYLVGTPWIDAGIFELGLRVNLYTPPAAPCYQCSLSPQQWQAARQRYSCDDFKKKVVAEGKVPTVQIASALVSALQVQEVTKFLCGQPHSAGKQLYFQGKNNDFEVFEMPLNSDCQAHQMRYPDLIETPLSHQDTLRHLLTYLEEKQGEPLTLDFRGDRTFVAHLACRGCGTKIELYRPTFRIEEEETICATCRDKEAAEQVFLEAQTPTPKETIGQFSLHQTPDFLLDFTLNDLGIPFLHILALYNQKGEYIYIELSKDADKLWK
- a CDS encoding DUF1987 domain-containing protein, giving the protein MEKFFMAGERYSPTLNFDPDKNLLEFIGQSYPEHAEDIYNPAFEWIGEFLKTDGRNVTVNIKLTYFNTASSRRLQDLMEILESYEKAGRGTVLINWYYKSEDYDMMECGEDYIEAFDLNIKLIELES